DNA from Streptomyces sp. Edi4:
GACGGCATGTGCCATGTGGAACGTCGTCCCGATCCGGACGACGCCCAAGGGTTCTGGCACGTCGAGACCTGCGAGCCGGGACACGGAACCCCCATGGGCCCCCGGATCTGGCACGCCTGGTTCGACGGCAACACGCCCGAGCACCTCGTGACCGCCTTCGTCACCGCGCTCGCCGACCCCGCCCCGCTGCAGCGCGCCATGTTCGACCGCACCGCCCACCACAGCGTCGTGCAACAGCCCAGCCCGCACACCCCGCAGCAGACCGTCGACGCGCACGCCACCCGCATCGACGCCCTCCGCGCGCAATCACGCGCCGCCCGCAGGCAGCGGACGAAACCCGCGACGACCCCGGCGCCGACCGCAACCGCCCAACCGGCCGCTCGCCGCTGAACCGACAGGACCCCTCATCTCCGCCGATCACACCGCACACCGCGTTTTCCTCCGTCACCTCGACGGCTACCTGAGCGACAGCAAGCAGATCCTCGACGCCTGGGACGTCTACTCCGACGAGCACACCGACCTCGACGGCTGGCCGTACGACGACCACGCCTACGGAATGCGCGCAAGCCAGCGCGACGCCGACACCCACACAGCGTTCGAGCCGCTCCGCTCCAGCGCCCGTCACCTGCTGGTCACAGCCGAGACCCAGCTTGCCCGCCTGCCGGAGAACACCGTGCAGAGCCGCTGGGTCTACCAGTTGGGCGTTCTGCACGCCGCGCTCGAACGGCTCGAAGAGCTGCACGAGCAGTGGCAGGCGACCCGCGACAACCTCCCCGCCAACGCCCAGCCCGGCACCCCGGCCTTCGACGACGCCCTCGCCGAGCATCACGCCGAATCGTGGAGCTACCTCGACGACTGGGCCTCCCACGGCCAGGCCCTCCGCGAGATCAACTCCGCCGCCCTGAACGCCCCCTCGCCCCTGGCCCCACCACCGACCACGGTCCCCGCACCCGGCCGGCGAACCCCGGTGCGGAGGTGAACATGCCCCCGAAGCCCGAGACCGTCGAGGTCGACTTCATCGCACCGCGTCACCTGGCCGGCGGCGGCGACCCTGCCTGGGTCACCGTCCCCCTGCACCGCGCCTGCGGCTGGAGCTACGGACACGATCCCCTGATGCCCCGCGTCATCCTCTCCAGCCCCGACCAGCAGGCGCTCCTGCGCCTGGAGCCTGACCCCGACGGGCAGTGGTGGACACTCCATCACGCCCACCAGCCGGACCGGCCCGCCTGGTATGCGAGTTTCGGCGCACGCACCCCGGTCGAACTCATCGCGGCCGTCACCGACGCCCTTACCGACCCGGCCCCGACGGCGACCGCACCAGCCGATCCGTACGAACCGCTCCAGCGGCTCGCCTGGTCGCCCCCCAGCATCGGAGGCGACGGCCTCATGTCGCCCGACGGCACCGCGTACATCCAGCGCTCGGGGAGTTTGCAGGAACCGGGCGCCTGGTTCATCGACGCCACGGTTGGCCCGGAGCTCCGGCCGGTGTGGCAGGCCCGCTTCGGCGAGCACACCCCACCGCACCTGATCACCGCGTTCACCACTGCGCTCGCCGACCCGCGCCCCGTGCCGCGCACCGACAGCTTGCGCCGTCTCCCGACCCGCAACCCGAACGCCGTCACCCGCACACGCCGGGAGGTGCCCGCCGTGCAGGTCGCCTCGGCCCTGGAAGAACGCCTCCACACTCTCGGCGCCCGCCGCACCGGCCCGCTGGCCAGCCCGAGCCCCCTGCGACGGCCACCGGACAACAACCGCCGCAACCGCTAACCCCTTCGTCCCCCGCCCGGAAGCATGTAGCCCTTTGCCACCCTCCTCCAACAGTTCCACCGACGGGTACGACCTCGTCCTGCGCCTCCTCCTCGGCGTGCTCGCCATCGTCGTCCCCCTGTCCCACCTCGCCTGGCTGTGCGGCAACATCACCGCCTACCTCAGCGGAGCCGCCTGGGCGCCGTACCA
Protein-coding regions in this window:
- a CDS encoding DUF317 domain-containing protein, encoding MPPKPETVEVDFIAPRHLAGGGDPAWVTVPLHRACGWSYGHDPLMPRVILSSPDQQALLRLEPDPDGQWWTLHHAHQPDRPAWYASFGARTPVELIAAVTDALTDPAPTATAPADPYEPLQRLAWSPPSIGGDGLMSPDGTAYIQRSGSLQEPGAWFIDATVGPELRPVWQARFGEHTPPHLITAFTTALADPRPVPRTDSLRRLPTRNPNAVTRTRREVPAVQVASALEERLHTLGARRTGPLASPSPLRRPPDNNRRNR